A single Triticum dicoccoides isolate Atlit2015 ecotype Zavitan chromosome 2A, WEW_v2.0, whole genome shotgun sequence DNA region contains:
- the LOC119357537 gene encoding protein FAR1-RELATED SEQUENCE 5-like encodes MDAAIFVSSKRRRRASAAGWIFDLDHGTEGEGSYVQGNFSVYGGEDSDALLFAEDAIEDDSDDGDVSSQPLPPYVDMVFDTLEDAQKFYNDYAFKLGFGTHISSSKFSQKRGQKKEDQILIKRFFGCVHARKPDKTETRSTSESIATGKSNSSRQPSEGMDVTRKRQKNRLPECVRYYRSHRSIPAEDYQLLLTLHDVNLSNSDCMGVLGRVHGGDTRILPYVKRDVSNERAKLRRGLTFRDMDMTVEYFERRKAENPEFFYAKQKDPATNSVTALFWVDGRTRALYPKYKDCVFFDTTFCTNRYNMPFSPIVGVNNHLQTIALGCALLPDESIETFKWVFQQWMVAMDNDHPTNIMTDQDKAMATTIDDVLPNTCHRCCKFHVFSNARTKWGRLLRRDEAFADVFYTCINQSETIEEFEETWQHMLHCFEVAENKHLKNMWQTRHMWAPAYFKNKFFPFTSTTGRSEEINSYFKTLIRPADSVWRFVQQYEMCQETMLDREDNAGFTGETTTPPLYSRYNIERQAAAYYTRSVFGKFQKQVIASTGFIINQDAEYRGQGLLFELKASSYENQKLYSVHVMMDEGLFECSCHYFEMNGLICAHIIRAMVHLNVQEIPQQYLLERWSEAATTSMGRTGRLLDFGHPSTNTLKYNSLCRRLTWLASNACCNDDAYKILDEAITILEPAIAATNRGALSGQQATQQSEPPTPPAAATRT; translated from the exons ATGGACGCGGCCATCTTTGTCAGCTCCAAGCGCCGCCGGAGGGCTTCCGCCGCGGGCTGGATCTTCGACTTG GATCATGGGACTGAAGGGGAAGGGAGCTATGTCCAAGGCAATTTTTCTGTTTATGGTGGTGAGGATTCAGATGCGTTGTTGTTTGCTGAAGATGCAATCGAAGATGATTCAGATGATGGAGATGTTTCATCACAGCCACTGCCACCCTATGTTGACATGGTATTTGACACACTTGAGGATGCTCAGAAATTCTACAATGACTATGCCTTCAAGTTGGGGTTCGGGacacatatatcttcctcaaaattcaGCCAGAAGAGAGGCCAGAAGAAAGAGGATCAAATATTGATCAAGAGGTTCTTTGGGTGTGTGCATGCCAGAAAGCCCGATAAAACGGAAACGCGTAGCACATCAGAGAGCATTGCAACAGGAAAAAGCAACTCCAGTAGGCAGCCTAGTGAAGGAATGGATGTGACAAGAAAACGTCAAAAGAACAGGCT GCCGGAGTGTGTTAGGTACTACCGGTCGCACCGCAGTATACCTGCCGAGGATTACCAGCTCTTGTTGACGTTGCATGATGTGAACCTATCAAATTCAGATTGCATGGGTGTCCTCGGCAGGGTCCATGGAGGTGACACCAGGATACTCCCATATGTGAAGAGAGATGTTTCGAATGAACGTGCAAAGCTCCGGAGAGGGCTAACATTCCGAGACATGGATATGACAGTCGAGTACTTTGAGAGGAGGAAAGCTGAGAATCCAGAGTTTTTCTATGCGAAACAAAAGGATCCTGCAACAAACTCCGTGACTGCCTTGTTTTGGGTTGATGGGAGAACAAGGGCGCTCTACCCGAAATATAAAGATTGTGTGTTCTTCGATACAACCTTCTGCACCAATAGATACAATATGCCATTTTCTCCTATAGTTGGGGTCAACAACCATCTCCAGACCATTGCACTCGGGTGTGCCTTGTTGCCGGATGAAAGTATTGAAACATTTAAGTGGGTCTTCCAACAGTGGATGGTTGCAATGGATAACGATCATCCCACAAACATCATGACCGACCAGGACAAAGCGATGGCAACAACTATTGATGATGTGTTGCCAAACACCTGCCATAGGTGTTGCAAGTTTCATGTGTTTAGCAATGCACGTACCAAGTGGGGGAGGCTGTTGAGAAGAGATGAAGCGTTTGCAGATGTGTTCTACACTTGTATCAATCAATCAGAAACCATTGAGGAGTTTGAGGAAACATGGCAACACATGTTGCATTGTTTTGAAGTGGCTGAGAACAAACACCTGAAGAACATGTGGCAAACAAGGCACATGTGGGCTCCAGCGTACTTCAAGAACAAATTCTTCCCGTTCACAAGCACAACGGGCAGGTCGGAGGAGATTAACTCATATTTCAAGACACTGATTCGTCCGGCTGATTCCGTTTGGAGGTTTGTCCAGCAATACGAAATGTGCCAAGAAACTAtgcttgatcgtgaagacaatgCTGGATTCACTGGTGAAACAACAACTCCGCCACTATACTCTCG GTACAACATTGAGCGCCAAGCTGCTGCTTACTACACTCGTAGCGTCTTTGGCAAGTTCCAGAAGCAGGTGATCGCATCTACCGGCTTCATTATCAACCAAGATGCTGAGTATCGAGGGCAAGGCCTGCTGTTTGAGCTAAAGGCAAGCTCCTATGAGAACCAAAAACTCTATTCTGTGCATGTTATGATGGATGAAGGGTTGTTTGAATGTAGTTGCCACTACTTTGAGATGAATGGCCTGATTTGTGCACATATAATAAGGGCAATGGTGCATCTGAATGTTCAAGAAATTCCGCAACAATACTTGTTGGAGAGGTGGTCTGAAGCAGCCACAACAAGCATGGGCAGGACTGGCCGATTGTTGGACTTCGGGCACCCCTCAACGAACACATTGAAATACAACTCCTTGTGTCGAAGGTTGACATGGCTCGCCTCTAATGCATGTTGCAACGATGATGCCTACAAGATATTGGATGAAGCAATAACAATTCTTGAGCCTGCCATAGCAGCGACAAACAGAGGAGCGCTGTCAGGGCAACAAGCAACGCAACAGAGTGAACCCCCAACACCACCTGCTGCCGCAACGAGAACATAG
- the LOC119358828 gene encoding uncharacterized protein LOC119358828 — translation MLFITASLLMLTSKPDIYEGTIQGGDGVPAQYLQPLVRTGKYAELLGLDDVVVPLSKMADLFVSLVGLQFFRSFAFRSARKAAADGTMYRGLRRTQQDGKQRATMHTSRKPTVSPRQDLR, via the exons ATGTTGTTTATCACCGCATCTCTTCTCATGTTGACAAGCAAGCCAGATATATATGAAG GCACCATACAAGGCGGCGACGGCGTACCCGCTCAATACCTGCAGCCCCTGGTACGGACAGGAAAATATGCTGAGCTTCTCGGCCTCGACGACGTCGTCGTGCCTCTCTCTAAAATGGCAGATCTGTTTGTTTCTCTGGTGGGACTGCAGTTCTTCCGAAGCTTTGCTTTTCG CTCGGCAAGAAAGGCGGCAGCTGACGGGACGATGTACCGAGGCCTGCGGCGGACTCAG CAGGATGGAAAGCAGCGAGCAACGATGCATACTTCACGGAAGCCTACTGTTTCTCCTCGCCAAGACCTAAGATAG
- the LOC119358829 gene encoding uncharacterized protein LOC119358829 isoform X1, which translates to MADGLVAATTSSELRRLAVEEQQRRPAESCGGSQWRSSSGRRRPGHGGRHGQSRAKRARWRGMIWRTGGRWFKIWAGATSASWRRGDGVDQDTVADLHLAVGRGARPGSPLLHRSATEVLDDMKIVKVALQIPCLRHGTTLTQSELSSSLTNTLQGG; encoded by the exons ATGGCCGACGGCCTCGTGGCAGCGACGACCAGCAGTGAGCTGCGGCGGCTCGCAGTGGAGGAGCAGCAGCGACGCCCGGCAGAGAGCTGCGGCGGCTCGCAGTGGAGGAGCagcagcggtcgacggcggcctggACATGGCGGCCGTCACGGGCAGAGCAGGGCGAAGAGGGCGCGGTGGCGGGGCATGATCTGGAGAACCGGTGGGCGGTGGTTTAAAATCTGGGCGGGCGCGACCAGCGCGAGTTGGAGACGAGGTGACGGCGTTGACCAGGACACCGTCGCAGATCTCCATCTTGCCGTCGGGAGAGGAGCTCGTCCAGGATCCCCTCTTCTCCATAGATCCGCGACGGAGGTGCTGGACGACATGAAGATCGTCAAG GTCGCACTCCAGATCCCGTGTTTGCGGCATGGCACCACTTTGACACAGAGTGAGCTTTCTTCTTCACTAACCAACACATTACAG GGAGGGTGA
- the LOC119358829 gene encoding uncharacterized protein LOC119358829 isoform X2, translated as MADGLVAATTSSELRRLAVEEQQRRPAESCGGSQWRSSSGRRRPGHGGRHGQSRAKRARWRGMIWRTGGRWFKIWAGATSASWRRGDGVDQDTVADLHLAVGRGARPGSPLLHRSATEVLDDMKIVKGG; from the exons ATGGCCGACGGCCTCGTGGCAGCGACGACCAGCAGTGAGCTGCGGCGGCTCGCAGTGGAGGAGCAGCAGCGACGCCCGGCAGAGAGCTGCGGCGGCTCGCAGTGGAGGAGCagcagcggtcgacggcggcctggACATGGCGGCCGTCACGGGCAGAGCAGGGCGAAGAGGGCGCGGTGGCGGGGCATGATCTGGAGAACCGGTGGGCGGTGGTTTAAAATCTGGGCGGGCGCGACCAGCGCGAGTTGGAGACGAGGTGACGGCGTTGACCAGGACACCGTCGCAGATCTCCATCTTGCCGTCGGGAGAGGAGCTCGTCCAGGATCCCCTCTTCTCCATAGATCCGCGACGGAGGTGCTGGACGACATGAAGATCGTCAAG GGAGGGTGA